In Candidatus Legionella polyplacis, the following are encoded in one genomic region:
- the thyA gene encoding thymidylate synthase: MKIYIKFLKKILKHGIKKNNRTNIPTISIFGYQMHFELTNGFPLITTKKIHIRSFIYELLWFLRGETNIQYLKKNGVNIWNKWADSKGNLGPIYGYQWRSWKTTKGDSIDQIKNIIKEIKQNPNSRRLLVNSWNVEDIDKMSIAPCHVLFQFFIYNSTISCQIYQRSADAFLGVPFNIASYSLLTHMIAQQCNLNVKKLIWTGGDCHIYINHINQVNLQISRKPFPLPILRIKRKPKSIFAYKYSDFEFINYKSHLKITAPIAI; encoded by the coding sequence ATGAAAATTTATATAAAATTTTTAAAAAAAATTTTAAAACATGGAATAAAAAAAAATAATAGAACCAATATACCAACTATTTCTATATTTGGTTATCAAATGCATTTTGAATTAACAAATGGATTTCCATTAATTACTACAAAAAAAATTCATATACGTAGCTTTATTTATGAACTTTTGTGGTTTTTACGAGGAGAAACTAATATTCAATATTTAAAAAAAAATGGAGTAAATATATGGAATAAATGGGCTGATTCCAAAGGAAATTTAGGACCTATATATGGTTATCAATGGAGATCATGGAAAACAACGAAAGGAGATAGTATAGATCAAATAAAAAATATAATAAAGGAAATTAAACAAAATCCAAATTCTAGAAGATTATTAGTTAATTCATGGAATGTAGAAGATATAGATAAAATGTCTATAGCTCCATGTCATGTTTTATTCCAATTCTTTATTTATAATAGTACTATTTCTTGTCAAATTTATCAACGTTCCGCTGATGCTTTTTTAGGAGTACCATTTAATATAGCTTCATATTCACTTTTAACTCACATGATTGCTCAACAATGTAATCTAAACGTAAAAAAGCTTATCTGGACAGGAGGAGATTGTCATATTTATATTAATCATATAAATCAAGTAAATTTACAAATATCACGAAAACCATTTCCTTTGCCTATTTTAAGAATAAAAAGAAAACCTAAATCTATTTTTGCTTATAAATATTCTGACTTTGAATTTATAAATTATAAATCTCATTTAAAAATAACAGCTCCTATAGCTATATAA
- the ansA gene encoding asparaginase — protein MRKRTLIINTGGTISSIKTSNGYTPITGYVKSVLEKIPCLKSNSMPDYVIKEYDPLLDSSNISIESWNKIGTDIKNEYQYYDGFVILHGTDTMSYTASILSFMLENLGKPVIITGSQIPLLEFKSDAINNIITSIFFSSIQFIYEVCIYFNRYLLRGNRTKKISTYCFNAFKSPNFSCLAFVGMSVRFYKELLLPQPKKKFKLQKLNSKLIVSFRLFPGISIDILGKLLQYPLQGLILETYGSGNAQNNNFQFLKILKKACKSGILIVNCSQCVQGCVNMNQYLTGYWLKKLGLINGWDLTLEAAYCKLLYLLNKNLSVKIIKKMMVSNLCGELSVPC, from the coding sequence ATGAGAAAACGTACTCTTATTATAAATACAGGAGGTACAATCAGCAGTATTAAAACAAGTAATGGATATACACCAATAACAGGTTATGTAAAATCAGTTTTAGAAAAAATTCCTTGTTTAAAAAGTAATAGTATGCCTGATTATGTAATTAAAGAATATGATCCTTTATTAGATTCTTCTAATATTTCTATTGAATCTTGGAATAAAATTGGTACTGATATTAAAAATGAATATCAATACTATGATGGATTTGTTATTTTACATGGCACAGATACTATGTCATATACTGCTTCAATCTTGTCTTTTATGTTAGAAAATTTAGGAAAACCAGTAATAATTACTGGATCACAAATTCCTTTGTTGGAATTTAAAAGTGATGCAATAAATAATATTATTACTTCTATTTTTTTTAGTTCTATTCAATTTATTTATGAAGTTTGTATTTATTTTAATCGTTATTTATTAAGGGGAAATAGAACTAAAAAAATAAGTACTTATTGTTTTAATGCTTTTAAATCTCCTAATTTTTCTTGTTTGGCATTTGTTGGAATGTCTGTAAGATTTTATAAAGAATTATTACTTCCTCAGCCAAAAAAAAAATTTAAATTACAAAAATTAAATTCTAAATTAATTGTTAGTTTTCGTTTGTTTCCTGGAATATCTATTGATATTTTGGGAAAATTATTGCAATATCCATTGCAAGGATTAATCTTAGAAACTTATGGATCAGGAAATGCTCAAAATAATAATTTTCAATTTTTAAAAATTTTAAAGAAAGCTTGTAAAAGTGGTATATTAATTGTTAATTGTAGTCAATGTGTTCAAGGATGTGTTAATATGAATCAATATCTAACTGGATATTGGTTAAAAAAATTAGGATTAATTAATGGATGGGATTTAACATTAGAAGCAGCTTATTGTAAATTACTTTATTTATTAAATAAAAATTTATCAGTTAAGATTATAAAAAAAATGATGGTTAGTAATTTATGTGGAGAACTTAGTGTTCCTTGTTAA
- the sdhC gene encoding succinate dehydrogenase, cytochrome b556 subunit, which translates to MINNLENSKMIEKSRPVNLYLNFIDFNVMMIASVLHRISGFFLFLFCPFIFYCFHLLAKDKVFFLYVTQILFFYTYFKMLICIFSIFFIHHLLFGIRHLLMDFIFPNTIKVGRITIYFMIVIECLLLCAVGVLIW; encoded by the coding sequence ATGATTAATAATTTAGAAAATTCTAAGATGATTGAAAAAAGTAGGCCTGTAAATTTATATTTAAATTTTATTGATTTTAATGTAATGATGATTGCTTCTGTTTTGCATAGAATTTCTGGATTTTTTTTGTTTTTATTTTGTCCGTTTATATTTTATTGTTTTCATTTATTGGCTAAAGATAAAGTTTTTTTTCTTTATGTTACGCAAATATTATTTTTTTATACATATTTTAAAATGTTAATTTGTATCTTTAGTATATTTTTTATTCATCACTTATTATTTGGAATACGTCATTTGTTAATGGATTTTATTTTTCCTAATACTATTAAAGTTGGAAGAATAACGATTTATTTTATGATTGTTATTGAATGTTTATTATTATGTGCTGTTGGAGTTTTGATATGGTAA
- the sdhD gene encoding succinate dehydrogenase, hydrophobic membrane anchor protein has product MVKEKYMGSLTSSGIKDWIIQRVTSIYLLFYFLWFLIYWFFCHKLTYDNWVKLFDSNMFKVSSILTLFFLNFHAWIGLWTIITDYIKKTYYRLLLYIVVYIYLTIQFIYGVMIIFR; this is encoded by the coding sequence ATGGTAAAAGAAAAATATATGGGTAGTTTAACTAGTAGTGGAATAAAAGATTGGATTATACAACGTGTTACTTCAATATATTTACTTTTTTATTTCTTATGGTTTTTAATATATTGGTTTTTTTGTCATAAATTAACTTATGATAATTGGGTTAAATTATTTGATTCCAATATGTTTAAAGTATCTAGTATACTTACATTATTTTTTTTAAATTTTCATGCTTGGATTGGTTTATGGACAATAATAACTGATTATATAAAAAAAACATATTATCGTTTACTACTATATATAGTAGTGTATATTTATTTAACAATTCAATTTATATATGGGGTTATGATTATTTTTAGGTAA
- the sdhA gene encoding succinate dehydrogenase flavoprotein subunit encodes MLFNVYKKFDVIIIGAGGAGMRTALQLSKSKIKVALFSKVFPTRSHTVSAQGGITAALGNIDNDSWKWHMYDTVKGSDYIGDQNCIEYLCRNASNAVYELEHMGLPFSRTKNGKIYQRPFGGQTKNFGREQATRTCAAEDRTGHALLHVLYQQNLKEKTCIFSEWYVIDLVKDMSNCVVGITAICIETGEICFIQSRVCVIATGGAGHIYQSTTNAYINTGDGLGMVLRAGFPLQDMEMWQFHPTGILGSGVLITEGCRGEGGYLINRYGERFMENYAPMVKDLASRDVVSRAIAKEINCGRGFIDHSNNEGVGYVKLKIDHLGFDLIRSRLPGIRELSIKFASVDPVYNAIPVVPTCHYSMGGIPTNIYGQVLTQKDNIDNIVEGLYAVGECACVSVHGANRLGGNSLLDLIVFGKAVGLHIESMWKLKTIPSLDKFISNDDITNSLSRYLKWENKKDKDGENPYLIYKEMKRIMQDNFGVFRTGKLMQLGIDKLKFLKERLNHAILLDKSKVFNTERIFVLELDNLMEVAFATAKSALIRTESRGAHFREDFPKRDDVNWMKHTLFFKKNETVSFRSVNVDTKFIKSFSPKERVY; translated from the coding sequence ATGTTATTTAATGTTTATAAGAAATTTGATGTTATAATTATTGGAGCAGGTGGAGCTGGGATGCGTACTGCGTTACAATTATCTAAGTCTAAGATTAAAGTTGCTTTGTTTTCAAAAGTTTTTCCTACTCGTTCTCATACTGTTTCAGCTCAAGGAGGAATTACTGCTGCTTTAGGAAATATAGATAATGATAGTTGGAAATGGCATATGTACGATACTGTTAAAGGTTCAGATTATATTGGAGATCAAAATTGTATTGAATATTTATGTAGAAATGCGTCAAATGCTGTATATGAATTAGAACATATGGGTTTACCGTTTTCAAGAACAAAAAATGGAAAGATTTATCAGCGTCCGTTTGGTGGGCAAACTAAAAATTTTGGACGTGAACAGGCTACTCGCACTTGTGCAGCAGAAGATAGAACTGGACATGCTTTATTACATGTTTTATATCAACAGAATTTAAAAGAAAAAACTTGTATTTTTAGTGAATGGTATGTTATTGATTTAGTAAAAGATATGTCAAATTGTGTAGTTGGGATAACTGCTATTTGTATTGAAACAGGAGAAATTTGTTTTATACAGTCTCGTGTTTGCGTAATTGCAACTGGAGGTGCTGGTCATATTTATCAATCTACTACAAATGCTTATATTAATACTGGTGATGGGTTAGGAATGGTTTTACGCGCAGGTTTTCCATTGCAAGATATGGAAATGTGGCAGTTTCATCCTACTGGAATTTTAGGTTCAGGTGTTTTAATTACTGAGGGATGTAGAGGTGAAGGTGGATATTTAATTAATAGATATGGAGAGCGTTTTATGGAAAATTATGCTCCCATGGTTAAAGATTTAGCATCTAGAGATGTTGTATCTAGAGCTATAGCAAAAGAAATAAATTGTGGAAGAGGATTTATAGATCATAGTAATAATGAAGGTGTTGGCTATGTAAAATTAAAAATAGATCATTTAGGATTTGATTTGATTCGTTCTAGATTGCCTGGTATTCGTGAATTGTCTATAAAGTTTGCTTCAGTAGATCCAGTTTATAATGCAATACCAGTGGTTCCAACATGCCATTATAGTATGGGAGGTATACCTACCAATATTTATGGACAGGTTTTAACTCAAAAGGATAATATAGATAATATCGTAGAGGGACTTTATGCTGTTGGAGAATGTGCATGCGTTTCTGTTCATGGTGCAAATAGATTGGGAGGAAATTCTTTATTAGATTTAATAGTTTTTGGGAAAGCTGTTGGATTACATATAGAAAGTATGTGGAAACTAAAAACAATTCCTAGTCTTGATAAATTTATTAGTAATGATGATATTACTAATTCTTTATCTCGTTATTTAAAATGGGAAAATAAAAAAGATAAAGATGGAGAAAATCCTTATTTAATATATAAGGAAATGAAAAGAATTATGCAAGATAATTTTGGAGTTTTTAGGACAGGGAAATTAATGCAATTGGGTATAGATAAATTGAAATTTTTAAAAGAACGTTTAAATCATGCTATTTTGCTTGATAAGAGTAAAGTTTTTAATACTGAAAGAATTTTTGTATTAGAATTAGATAATTTGATGGAAGTTGCATTTGCTACTGCAAAATCGGCATTAATTAGGACAGAAAGTAGGGGAGCTCATTTTCGAGAAGATTTTCCCAAACGAGATGATGTTAATTGGATGAAACATACTTTGTTTTTTAAGAAAAATGAAACTGTTTCTTTTCGATCTGTTAATGTTGATACAAAATTTATTAAGTCTTTCAGTCCAAAAGAACGTGTTTATTAG
- a CDS encoding succinate dehydrogenase iron-sulfur subunit, whose translation MSNFKKIYLSIYRYYPNKDSKSYMKNYVVNVPYNKDIMLLSVLEKIKLEQDSTLVFRRSCREGVCGSDAINVNGKNVLSCITKIFSIKSKRLILKPLPGFPVIRDLVVDLSTFYKQYARIRPYLLNDQEKMFYSEYLQSQNDREKLNGSYECILCACCSSSCPSYWWNPDKFVGPAALVQAYRFIVDSRDTKKLDRLYQLRDPFSVFRCRSIMNCTTVCPKNINITEIISRIRLKLLKMFF comes from the coding sequence TTGAGTAATTTTAAAAAAATATATTTATCAATTTATCGTTATTATCCTAATAAGGATAGTAAATCTTACATGAAAAATTATGTAGTTAATGTTCCTTATAACAAGGATATTATGTTACTTTCTGTTTTGGAAAAAATAAAATTAGAACAAGATTCTACACTTGTATTTAGACGTTCATGTAGAGAGGGAGTTTGTGGTTCTGATGCTATAAATGTTAATGGAAAAAATGTTTTAAGTTGTATTACGAAAATATTTTCTATAAAAAGTAAAAGATTAATATTAAAACCATTGCCAGGTTTTCCTGTAATACGTGATTTAGTGGTAGATTTAAGTACTTTTTATAAACAATATGCGCGTATTAGACCTTATTTATTAAATGATCAGGAAAAAATGTTTTATTCTGAATATTTACAATCTCAAAATGATAGAGAAAAATTAAATGGTTCATATGAATGTATTTTATGCGCTTGTTGTTCTAGTTCTTGTCCTTCTTATTGGTGGAATCCGGATAAATTTGTTGGGCCAGCTGCTCTTGTTCAAGCATATAGATTTATAGTTGATAGTCGTGATACGAAGAAGTTAGATAGACTTTATCAATTACGAGATCCGTTTAGTGTATTTCGTTGTAGGTCTATTATGAATTGTACTACTGTATGTCCAAAAAATATTAATATAACAGAGATTATTTCAAGAATTCGTTTAAAATTATTAAAGATGTTTTTTTAA